From Zingiber officinale cultivar Zhangliang chromosome 5B, Zo_v1.1, whole genome shotgun sequence, the proteins below share one genomic window:
- the LOC121985029 gene encoding uncharacterized protein LOC121985029, which yields MGGEGIERRQRREEEDLFESDCDEDCAHLLLQQQQKLTRRSSGLSKYYPGKSQSYTCLSDVRSVEDLPKKEVRGHCQRRSPSRAPSCASFLASATNAGPPIL from the exons ATGGGCGGAGAAGGCATCGAGCGGAGACAGCGCCGTGAGGAAGAAGACCTCTTCGAATCTGACTGCGACGAAGACTGCGCCCATCTTCTTCTTCAGCAGCAGCAGAAACTCACCAG GAGATCATCAGGGCTGTCCAAGTACTACCCTGGGAAATCACAGTCGTACACCTGTCTCTCAGACGTGAGGAGCGTAGAGGACCTGCCCAAGAAGGAGGTCAGAGGTCACTGCCAGAGGAGGTCTCCCTCAAGGGCTCCTTCCTGTGCGTCGTTCTTGGCTAGTGCTACTAACGCCGGGCCACCTATTCTTTGA
- the LOC121985028 gene encoding clathrin interactor EPSIN 1-like, translated as MDFMKVLDQTVREIKREVNLKVLKVPEIEQKVLDATNDEPWGPHGTALSEISHATKKFTECQMIMGVLWSRLSDTGPNWRHVYKALTVIEYLIANGSERAVDDILEHTFQISALSSFEYVEPNGKDVGINVRKKVETILALLNDREKIQAIRDKAASNRDKYVGLSSKGISYKSSSASYSSSSYGSGYGSNSRDVDSFSDSYKEGEHGKESKWKNDKKYGQNSENVAENEGIKSKKPVPLHSRNQDSSPTSSLKISNKSGSIPSSKSTTVKSKNEVDDFDDFDPRGSSSAGLAAARSNQVDLFGENLLDDLMDISASVPPTTSINDTANHEVDLFADATFQSAPHAEAKPFSHVQGSDLFDSQQEAPVAFDPTADPFAAPGPAIPSETKSPEQPDTKSFDPFAAIPINNFNDSDPFGTFASHGEPVTMQSSQSSPNSGKSNLDEDSIFGEFTSHNEQTTRESSRSNISNLKTPLTSLASTAMKDNFQVKSGVWSDCLSRGLIDLNISAPKKVNLADIGIVGGLDDASMEKEKTLPTAAFMGRAMNSSSGSGLDRSVWSGFSTATGVGGSMSTFGQHEFGGFK; from the exons ATGGATTTCATGAAGGTCCTTGATCAGACGGTTCGAGAGAT AAAAAGAGAGGTGAATctaaaagtgctcaaggttcccgAGATTGAACAGAAG GTTCTTGATGCCACCAATGATGAACCTTGGGGTCCTCATGGAACTGCTTTATCAGAGATTTCTCATGCAACAAAAAAATT CACTGAATGTCAGATGATTATGGGTGTGCTCTGGTCAAGGTTATCTGATACAGGACCAAACTGGCGCCATGTATATAAG GCACTTACTGTGATTGAGTACTTGATAGCCAATGGATCAGAACGTGCAGTTGATGATATTCTCGAGCATACTTTTCAAATATCT GCACTTTCAAGTTTTGAGTATGTTGAGCCTAATGGGAAGGATGTTGGAATCAATGTGAGAAAGAAAGTTGAGACTATATTAGCTCTATTAAATGACAGGGAAAAAATACAGGCAATAAGAGACAAAGCTGCATCAAATCGAGATAA GTATGTTGGCTTGTCGTCAAAAGGAATATCCTATAAATCAAGTTCAGCCTCATATAGCAGtagcagctatggaagtggttaTGGAAGTAATTCTAGGGATGTTGACTCCTTTAGTGATAGCTATAAAGAGGGAGAACATGGAAAAGAAAGTAAATGGAAGAATGATAAAAAATATGGCCAAAATTCAGAAAATGTTGCTGAAAATGAAGGCATCAAATCGAAGAAGCCGGTGCCACTTCATTCTAG GAACCAAGATTCTTCGCCAACGAGTTCCTTAAAGATATCAAACAAATCAGGTTCCATTCCATCTTCTAAAAGCACCACTGTCAAATCCAAAAATGAGGTTGATGATTTTGACGACTTTGATCCACGTGGATCTTCTTCAGCTG GATTGGCTGCTGCACGGTCTAACCAAGTGGATTTATTTGGAGAAAACTTATTGGATGACCTCATGGATATATCAGCATCTGTCCCGCCAACAACTTCAATCAATGATACTGCAAATCATGAGGTTGACCTCTTTGCTGATGCAACTTTTCAATCAGCCCCACATGCAGAAGCAAAACCATTTTCTCATGTTCAG GGAAGTGATCTTTTTGACAGCCAGCAAGAAGCCCCTGTTGCATTTGATCCTACTGCAGACCCTTTTGCCGCACCTGGCCCAGCTATACCTTCAGAAACCAAGTCTCCTGAGCAACCCGATACTAAAAGCTTTGATCCCTTTGCTGCAATTCCAATTAATAATTTCAATGATTCTGATCCCTTTGGGACTTTTGCTTCTCATGGTGAACCCGTAACTATGCAAAGTTCACAGAGCTCTCCAAACAGTGGGAAGAGCAATCTAGATGAGGACTCTATCTTTGGTGAATTTACTTCACACAACGAACAAACAACTAGAGAATCTTCAAGAAGCAACATAAGCAACCTAAAAACTCCTCTAACATCATTGGCATCCACTGCTATGAAGGACAATTTTCAGGTTAAATCTGGTGTGTGGTCTGACTGCTTAAGCCGTGGACTGATTGATCTGAACATATCTGCTC CCAAGAAAGTAAACTTAGCAGACATTGGCATTGTGGGAGGGCTCGATGATGCATCCATGGAAAAAGAAAAGACTCTACCAACAGCAGCATTTATGGGAAGGGCTATGAATTCAAGTTCAGGTTCAGGGCTCGACCGGTCAGTCTGGTCCGGATTTTCTACGGCAACAGGCGTAGGTGGTAGCATGTCAACGTTTGGGCAACACGAATTTGGAggtttcaaatga